A segment of the Lycium ferocissimum isolate CSIRO_LF1 chromosome 10, AGI_CSIRO_Lferr_CH_V1, whole genome shotgun sequence genome:
tttcttctttttttgtcttaGCACATTAAGATCAGAAAGTTCTGATGTAACAATCTTAAGACTCTTCTTCTATGTTGCAGGTGTCCTTGTTTCGTTCCTGAGAATTCTAACCAAAGCTGTATATCCACAAGATGCTCATGGGCTGAGAAAGAGTGCAaacctttatttcattttcagcATTGCTGTGATGATTTTGTGCATAGTCTTTTACAATGTGGCACATAGGCTTCCAGTAATTAAATACTACAATGATCTTAAAACTCGGGCTGTGAATGAGGAGAAAGAGGATAAGGGCGACTTAACTCCGGAATTGTGGAGATCAACTCTCGACATTGTTGGGACAGTGAAATGGTATGGATTTGGAATCCTCAGCATTTATGTGGTCACCTTGTGTATATTTCCAGGATATGTCACAGAAGACGTGCATTCTCAACTTCTGAAGGATTGGTATCCGATCTTGTTGATTACTGGCTacaatgtgtttgatatggttGGAAAGTGTCTGACTCCTCTATTATATCTTGAAAACGCCAAGGTTGCTATTGGTGCCTGCTTTGCGAGGCTGTTGTTTTTGCCTCTGTTCTATGGTTGCTTACACGGGCCTAAATTCTTTAGGACGGAGCTTCCTGTCACGATACTAACTTGTCTATTGGGATTAACTAACGGCTACCTGACTAGTTTGTTACTGATGTTGGGTCCAAAAACTGTCCAACTGCAACATGCAGAGATAGCTGGGACCGTACTTGTTTTGTTCTTGGTGATAGGTCTGGCAATTGGTTCTGTTGTATCATGGTTCTGGATTATATAGTTTCTCAGCAGCTTGTAAGATATCGGTTCCGTCAACTAATTGTCACTGGAAAACTGTCGAACTTTTTTATTCATTCCATTTCAGATGCGTATCCTGACATGTAATTTATAAAGCGTTGAATCGCattgttaatgtaaattgttgTGAATTTTACAAATTTCTGATGATACTTCCTTCTCTGTTTTATGATCACACAAATTCAGATTCATTTTCGAATAGGCAGACAAGTAAGGAGGCAACATCTTAACTATGGTTTCTATTTTTGGAGAGA
Coding sequences within it:
- the LOC132032923 gene encoding equilibrative nucleotide transporter 1, coding for MGATGDTESTSLLQNPNPKKIPKDNFHVAYIIYFTLGAGYLLPWNAFITAVDYFTYLYPNVMVDRIFAIVYMIIGLICLLFIVVFGNKTSAFVRINVGMLLFVFALVTVPLMDVWYIDGRVGVYEGFGVTVCLVGICGIADGLVQGGVIGAAGELPERYMQATVAGTAASGVLVSFLRILTKAVYPQDAHGLRKSANLYFIFSIAVMILCIVFYNVAHRLPVIKYYNDLKTRAVNEEKEDKGDLTPELWRSTLDIVGTVKWYGFGILSIYVVTLCIFPGYVTEDVHSQLLKDWYPILLITGYNVFDMVGKCLTPLLYLENAKVAIGACFARLLFLPLFYGCLHGPKFFRTELPVTILTCLLGLTNGYLTSLLLMLGPKTVQLQHAEIAGTVLVLFLVIGLAIGSVVSWFWII